In Aegilops tauschii subsp. strangulata cultivar AL8/78 chromosome 3, Aet v6.0, whole genome shotgun sequence, one genomic interval encodes:
- the LOC109775384 gene encoding uncharacterized protein, translating into MSARRFLNILVSDCQKFTYTLRRFVLSHNQFFYPTPEEAAEHAKVVPPLTGMPDKSTLSANSSAGAGHNNKKKPMYIRPPAPMVNMKPSICAKTPYDRRGQMDCFPLTETKLFFTDSSARIFRFDADTHCIDTMPSLHTPKSSPLSFSIPPNPTTSKEGEGEGGGLYIMDRILRPNKEGQVQFESISYRRRCNYSTKAWHCDALPPPPFVHDPAYKQASICSYALVGGHTICISIRGVGTYCFDTLACEWSKAGNWLMPFHGRAEYDPELGLWFGVSERNIHLPCVADISGVLRGEEPLPEHTRIWEDTDMPEGWYPHSPCPTEVVSLGSGRFCVTNFVETKDFDERCGHSLVDDIFAVFTGMELVLPGNDNDEGKARSNGKGDSKGNANGNGNGIAGVRMIKHKSRSCRSHGTNLIKSVL; encoded by the coding sequence ATGAGCGCCCGGCGGTTTTTGAACATCCTGGTGTCGGATTGCCAGAAATTCACGTACACGCTGCGGCGCTTCGTTCTGTCCCACAACCAGTTCTTCTACCCAACACCAGAAGAAGCAGCGGAACATGCCAAAGTGGTGCCTCCATTGACAGGCATGCCCGACAAGTCAACCCTATCAGCTAACTCCTCGGCGGGGGCGGGgcacaacaacaagaagaagccGATGTATATTCGGCCGCCGGCACCGATGGTGAACATGAAACCATCGATATGCGCCAAGACTCCGTACGATCGACGGGGCCAGATGGATTGCTTCCCTCTCACTGAAACCAAGCTCTTCTTCACCGACAGCTCCGCGCGCATCTTCCGCTTCGATGCCGACACTCACTGCATCGACACCATGCCCAGCCTCCACACGCCCAAGTCCTCCCCCTTGTCCTTCTCCATCCCTCCAAATCCGACCACCTCGAAGGAAGGCGAAGGCGAAGGCGGAGGCCTCTACATCATGGACAGGATCCTCAGGCCCAACAAGGAGGGTCAGGTCCAGTTTGAGTCTATCTCGTACCGCAGGCGCTGCAACTACTCCACCAAGGCCTGGCACTGCGACGCCCTCCCGCCGCCGCCTTTCGTCCACGACCCGGCCTACAAACAAGCCTCCATCTGCTCCTATGCCCTGGTTGGCGGCCACACCATCTGTATCTCCATCAGGGGCGTCGGCACGTACTGCTTTGACACGCTGGCTTGCGAGTGGAGCAAGGCTGGCAACTGGCTCATGCCGTTTCATGGCAGGGCGGAGTATGACCCGGAGCTCGGCCTCTGGTTTGGCGTCTCTGAGCGAAACATCCACCTCCCCTGCGTCGCCGACATCTCCGGTGTCCTCAGAGGGGAGGAGCCGCTGCCGGAGCACACTCGAATCTGGGAGGATACTGACATGCCAGAGGGGTGGTACCCGCACAGTCCGTGCCCCACCGAAGTTGTCAGCCTGGGTTCAGGCAGGTTTTGCGTCACCAACTTTGTTGAAACTAAGGACTTCGATGAGCGCTGCGGCCATTCGTTGGTTGACGACATATTTGCTGTCTTCACCGGCATGGAGCTAGTGTTACCCGGCAATGACAATGATGAGGGCAAAGCCAGAAGCAACGGCAAGGGCGACTCCAAAGGCAATGCCAATGGGAACGGCAACGGGATTGCTGGTGTGCGTATGATTAAGCATAAATCCAGATCTTGCAGGAGTCACGGCACCAACTTGATCAAGTCTGTGCTCTGA